Proteins encoded within one genomic window of Ailuropoda melanoleuca isolate Jingjing chromosome 16, ASM200744v2, whole genome shotgun sequence:
- the LOC100483054 gene encoding LOW QUALITY PROTEIN: olfactory receptor 9K2 (The sequence of the model RefSeq protein was modified relative to this genomic sequence to represent the inferred CDS: deleted 1 base in 1 codon), with amino-acid sequence MSDKGGDNLSEVTDFIHHSEVTDFILVGFRVRPELHILLFLLFLLVYAMILLGNVGMMTIIMTDPRLNTPMYFFLGNLSFIDLFYSSVIAPKAMINFWSESKSISFAGCVTQFFLFAIFMVAEGFLLAAMAYDRFIAICNPLLYSVQMSTRLCIQLVAGSYFCGCISSVLQTSMTFTLPFCASRAIDHFFCDIRPLQRISCSDLFIYRMISFSLSSIITLPTIIVIIVSYIYIVSMVLKIRSSEGRKKAFSTCSSHLGVVSVLYGTVFFTYLTPDRFPELSKVTSLCYTLVTPMLNPLIYSLRNKDVKEALKKLLEMKNTIL; translated from the exons ATGAGTGACAAGGGAGGAGACAACCTCTCAGAAGTGACTGACTTCATTC ATCACTCAGAAGTGACTGACTTCATTCTTGTAGGCTTCAGGGTCCGCCCAGAGCTCCAcattctcctcttcctgctctttctgcTTGTGTATGCCATGATCCTTCTAGGGAATGTTGGCATGATGACCATTATTATGACTGATCCACGGCTGAACACACCAATGTATTTCTTCCTAGGCAACCTCTccttcattgatctcttctattCTTCTGTTATTGCC CCAAAGGCCATGATCAACTTCTGGTCTGAGAGCAAGTCCATCTCCTTTGCAGGCTGTGTGACCCAGTTCTTTCTCTTTGCCATCTTCATGGTGGCCGAGGGATTTCTCCTGGCAGCCATGGCTTATGACCGCTTCATTGCCATCTGCAACCCCCTCCTCTACTCTGTCCAGATGTCAACTCGTCTCTGCATTCAGTTGGTGGCTGGTTCCTATTTTTGTGGCTGCATCAGCTCAGTTCTTCAGACAAGCATGACATTTACTTTGCCCTTTTGTGCTTCACGAGCCATTGACCACTTTTTCTGTGATATCCGCCCACTTCAGAGGATATCTTGTTCTGACCTCTTCATCTATAggatgatttctttctctttatccagCATCATTACCCTACCTACCATAATTGTCATTATTGtgtcttatatatatatagtgtccATGGTTTTAAAGATACGCTCATCTGAGGGACGTAAGAAAGCCTTCTCCACTTGCAGCTCTCACCTAGGAGTCGTGAGTGTATTGTACGGTACTGTTTTTTTTACATATCTCACTCCTGACAGATTTCCTGAGCTGAGTAAAGTGACTTCCTTATGTTACACCTTAGTCACTCCCATGTTGAATCCTTTGATTTACTCCCTGAGAAACAAAGATGTCAAAGAGGCTCTAAAAAAacttttagagatgaaaaatactaTTCTTTGA
- the LOC100481797 gene encoding olfactory receptor 12 yields MKSELNRNYSEVTEFILLGFGTPPKLQALLFSVFLLIYTVTVLGNISMIIVIKMDSRLQMPMYFFLRNLSYLDLCYSTVIAPKTLANFLSSEKKISYNGCAVQFFFFALFVTTEGFLLAVMAFDRFSAICSPLLYPVHMSQKVCAQLVAGSYICGAINSIVQTGFTFSLRFCGENRLDHFFCDVPALIKISCDDTSVNQIVLFILSAVIILTTTAVLLVSYAYILSTVLKIPSPRGRGKTFSTCGSHIAVVSLFYGTVFFMYAQPRATSSPEQNKIVAVLYTWIIPMLNPLIYSLRNRDVKDAVKRILHRK; encoded by the exons ATGAAGAGCGAGCTTAACAGGAATTACTCAGAAGTGACCGAGTTCATTCTGCTGGGCTTTGGAACCCCTCCGAAGCTACAAGCCCTCTTATTCTCAGTGTTCTTGCTTATCTACACGGTCACTGTGCTGGGAAATATCAGCATGATAATTGTCATTAAGATGGACTCCAGACTTCAGATGCCTATGTATTTCTTCCTTAGAAACTTGTCTTATTTAGATCTCTGCTACTCCACAGTCATTGCCCCCAAAACTTTAGCTAACTTCCTGTCTAGTGAAAAGAAGATTTCTTACAACGGCTGTGCAgtccaatttttcttctttgctctgtTTGTCACAACCGAAGGCTTTCTTTTGGCTGTCATGGCATTCGATCGATTCTCAGCCATTTGCTCCCCTCTCCTTTACCCTGTGCACATGTCCCAGAAAGTCTGCGCTCAGTTGGTGGCGGGATCCTACATCTGTGGGGCCATCAACTCCATAGTCCAAACAGGTTTCACCTTCAGTTTGCGTTTCTGTGGAGAAAACAGACTGGACCACTTTTTCTGCGACGTCCCAGCCCTGATCAAGATCTCATGCGATGACACATCTGTGAATCAGATTGTGCTGTTCATTCTCTCTGCCGtcatcatcctcaccaccacAGCTGTCCTTCTGGTTTCCTATGCTTACATCCTCTCCACCGTCCTGAAGATCCCCTCCCCCCGTGGCAGGGGTAAGACCTTCTCCACCTGCGGCTCGCATATAGCCgtggt GAGTCTGTTCTATGGGACCGTGTTCTTCATGTAcgcccagcccagggccacctCCTCCCCAGAGCAAAACAAGATTGTAGCTGTGCTCTACACATGGATAATACCAATGCTAAACCCTCTAATATACAGTCTGAGGAATAGAGATGTGAAAGATGCTGTGAAAAGAATACTACACAGGAAATGA